The Haloplanus sp. CK5-1 genome contains a region encoding:
- a CDS encoding AsnC family transcriptional regulator yields the protein MRDLDETDLEILGLLMEDARRPWADIADAVDLSPPAVSDRVDRLRETGVIRGFTLDVDRSKLRDGVPVLVRVDPTSGVFDDVRGAFRDADAVEHVFSTAERDLVCHARVVDGDVPAWLPTVVDEPGAAIDDYTVTLLTGGEWTPTVDGVGFALTCAQCGNTVTSEGTSADIGGDVYQFCCPSCEREFRSRYDRFDAEAESGTGTGPSD from the coding sequence ATGCGCGACCTCGACGAGACGGACCTCGAGATCTTGGGGCTACTGATGGAGGACGCCCGCCGCCCGTGGGCCGACATCGCGGACGCGGTCGACCTCTCGCCGCCCGCGGTGTCCGACCGGGTCGACCGCCTCCGGGAGACGGGTGTCATCCGCGGGTTCACCCTCGACGTCGACCGCTCGAAACTCCGTGACGGCGTGCCGGTTCTCGTCCGTGTCGACCCCACGTCCGGGGTGTTCGACGACGTCCGCGGGGCTTTCCGCGACGCCGACGCGGTCGAACACGTCTTCTCGACGGCCGAGCGCGACCTGGTCTGTCACGCCCGCGTCGTCGACGGCGACGTGCCGGCGTGGCTCCCGACCGTCGTCGACGAACCCGGGGCGGCGATAGACGACTACACCGTGACGCTCCTGACCGGCGGCGAGTGGACGCCGACGGTCGACGGCGTCGGCTTCGCGCTGACCTGCGCACAGTGTGGCAACACGGTGACCAGCGAGGGGACGAGCGCCGACATCGGCGGCGACGTCTACCAGTTCTGCTGTCCCTCCTGCGAGCGTGAGTTTCGGTCCCGGTACGACCGCTTCGATGCCGAGGCCGAGTCCGGCACCGGGACCGGGCCGTCGGACTAA
- the purD gene encoding phosphoribosylamine--glycine ligase, with amino-acid sequence MPERVLLVGGGGREHAIARAVAPDCSLYACASNRNPGIADLAAETRSIDETDADEIVAFAEDVDATLAVIGPESALAAGVADALEDAGVYAFGPGADAARIETDKAYQRRFMREEGIPGCPDFETFDDMDAACAYIDDYDGDLAVKPAGLTGGKGVRVIGDQVTEAEAKAYLRDSDYDRVVLEERLVGEEFTVQAFVSDGEVRVTPAVQDHKRAYEGDEGPNTGGMGSYSDAGPALPFMDEVDYDAAVEVLEATVDALPDYEGVLYGQFMLTADGVRVVEFNARFGDPEAMNTLPVMETPFLDVLTAARDGDTLPDLSFAPRATVCKYAVPAGYPTDPEAGSRIEVDEESVARAAEGSGGDALLFYASVDARDDGLYTTTSRAFAVVGIADTIAAAEDIAEDALSAAGDGLRVRHDVGTQSLVQRRIDHVEDLRD; translated from the coding sequence ATGCCCGAGAGAGTGCTCCTCGTCGGCGGTGGCGGGCGCGAACACGCCATCGCCCGCGCCGTCGCGCCGGACTGTTCGCTGTACGCCTGTGCGAGCAACCGCAACCCCGGCATCGCCGATCTGGCGGCCGAAACCCGGTCGATCGACGAAACCGACGCGGATGAAATCGTCGCGTTCGCCGAGGACGTCGACGCCACGCTCGCGGTGATCGGCCCCGAGTCGGCGCTGGCCGCGGGCGTCGCCGACGCCCTCGAGGATGCGGGCGTCTACGCCTTCGGTCCCGGAGCCGATGCCGCACGCATCGAGACGGACAAGGCCTACCAGCGGCGGTTCATGCGCGAGGAGGGTATTCCGGGCTGTCCGGACTTCGAGACGTTCGACGACATGGACGCCGCCTGTGCCTACATCGACGACTACGACGGTGACCTGGCGGTGAAGCCGGCGGGACTGACCGGCGGCAAGGGCGTCCGCGTCATCGGCGACCAGGTGACCGAGGCGGAGGCCAAGGCGTACCTCCGGGACTCCGACTACGACCGCGTCGTCCTGGAGGAACGCCTCGTGGGCGAGGAGTTCACCGTACAGGCGTTCGTCTCGGACGGCGAGGTTCGGGTCACGCCGGCCGTCCAAGACCACAAGCGCGCCTACGAGGGCGACGAGGGGCCGAACACCGGCGGGATGGGGAGTTACAGCGACGCCGGCCCCGCACTCCCGTTCATGGACGAGGTCGACTACGACGCGGCCGTCGAGGTTCTGGAGGCGACGGTCGACGCCCTCCCCGACTACGAGGGCGTCCTCTACGGTCAGTTCATGCTCACCGCCGACGGCGTCCGCGTCGTCGAGTTCAACGCCCGCTTCGGCGACCCCGAGGCGATGAACACCCTGCCGGTCATGGAGACGCCGTTCCTCGACGTACTGACTGCGGCCCGGGACGGCGACACACTCCCGGATCTCTCCTTTGCGCCGCGGGCGACCGTCTGCAAGTACGCCGTGCCCGCGGGCTACCCCACCGACCCCGAGGCCGGATCGCGCATCGAGGTGGACGAGGAGAGCGTCGCGCGGGCCGCCGAAGGGAGCGGGGGCGACGCCCTCCTCTTCTACGCGAGCGTCGACGCCCGCGACGACGGTCTCTACACCACCACCTCGCGGGCCTTCGCCGTCGTCGGTATCGCGGACACCATCGCCGCCGCCGAGGACATCGCCGAAGACGCGCTGTCGGCCGCGGGGGACGGCCTGCGGGTCAGACACGACGTCGGGACGCAGTCGCTCGTACAGCGACGGATCGACCACGTCGAGGACCTGCGCGACTGA
- the dacZ gene encoding diadenylate cyclase DacZ: protein MATIRESLGDLVDDVDRLFLFSPPASFYERFADGDVGLVVVAAENAVGADAFVELPLGFDNVRDRVKFGIEGAMDQGFVAEGDTVACSVSVFGDDPDSLLRVRVDESVRSGVYDLFTDSRADSGVIRDVFEVAIDLGKKGQKGKPVGALFVVGDAGKVMSKSRPLSYNPFEKSHVHVGDPIVNVMLKEFSRLDGAFVVSDSGKIVSAYRYLEPSAEGVDIPKGLGARHMAGGAITRDTNAIAIVLSESDGMVRAFKRGDLVLEIDPEEY, encoded by the coding sequence ATGGCAACGATACGGGAATCTCTCGGCGATCTCGTCGACGACGTCGACCGTCTGTTCCTGTTCTCCCCGCCGGCGTCGTTCTACGAGCGGTTCGCGGACGGCGACGTCGGACTGGTGGTCGTCGCCGCCGAGAACGCGGTCGGCGCGGACGCCTTCGTCGAACTCCCTCTGGGGTTCGACAACGTCCGCGACCGGGTCAAGTTCGGTATCGAAGGGGCGATGGACCAGGGCTTCGTCGCCGAGGGCGACACCGTCGCCTGCTCGGTCTCGGTGTTCGGCGACGACCCCGACAGCCTGCTTCGCGTCCGAGTCGACGAGTCCGTTCGGTCGGGAGTCTACGACCTGTTCACCGACTCCAGAGCCGACTCCGGAGTGATTCGTGACGTGTTCGAGGTGGCGATCGACCTCGGGAAGAAAGGACAGAAGGGCAAACCCGTCGGTGCGCTGTTCGTCGTCGGCGACGCGGGCAAGGTGATGAGCAAGTCCCGGCCGCTCTCGTACAACCCCTTCGAGAAGTCCCACGTCCACGTGGGCGACCCCATCGTGAACGTGATGCTCAAGGAGTTCTCGCGGCTGGACGGCGCGTTCGTCGTCTCCGACTCGGGGAAGATCGTCTCGGCGTACCGCTACCTCGAACCGTCCGCCGAGGGCGTCGACATCCCGAAAGGACTGGGCGCACGCCACATGGCCGGGGGCGCGATCACCCGCGACACCAACGCCATCGCCATCGTCCTCTCGGAGTCCGACGGGATGGTCCGGGCGTTCAAGCGCGGGGACCTCGTTCTGGAGATCGATCCGGAGGAGTACTGA
- a CDS encoding mechanosensitive ion channel domain-containing protein, with the protein MQGGSIERVVAAVPLRLWLAFATALAGLVLGWLVRVLTGRLLRRAGVPGVIEGTTFERTAREFGTSTVAILGAIAGYFVFGIALFAAVAVAEIQYVAQFWNAVAGFLPQLFFAVIVLIVGVVLGDKVELLVSERFRGVKLPQIGVLPLMAKYSIFYLAALIALGQVGVATAALIVLLGAYVFALVFLGGLAFRHLLSAGAVGTYLLLHQPYTIGDEIRIGDVRGVVQEMDLFVTHVETDGEEHVLPNSKVFADGFVRIHS; encoded by the coding sequence ATGCAGGGCGGTTCGATAGAGCGCGTCGTCGCGGCCGTGCCGCTCCGTCTCTGGCTCGCGTTCGCGACGGCCCTCGCCGGCCTCGTCTTGGGGTGGCTGGTCCGCGTGCTCACCGGCCGGCTGCTCCGGCGGGCGGGCGTCCCGGGCGTCATCGAGGGCACCACGTTCGAGCGGACGGCCCGCGAGTTCGGCACGTCGACCGTCGCCATCCTCGGGGCCATCGCCGGCTACTTCGTCTTCGGCATCGCGCTGTTCGCCGCCGTCGCAGTCGCCGAGATCCAGTACGTCGCCCAGTTCTGGAACGCCGTCGCCGGCTTCCTCCCGCAGCTCTTTTTCGCCGTGATAGTCCTCATCGTCGGGGTGGTCCTCGGCGACAAGGTGGAACTGCTCGTGTCCGAGCGGTTCCGCGGGGTGAAACTCCCACAGATCGGCGTCCTCCCACTGATGGCCAAGTACAGCATCTTCTATCTGGCCGCGCTGATCGCCCTCGGACAGGTGGGCGTCGCCACCGCCGCGCTCATCGTCCTGCTCGGGGCCTACGTCTTCGCGCTGGTCTTCCTCGGCGGTCTCGCCTTCCGACACCTGCTCTCGGCCGGCGCCGTCGGCACCTACCTCCTCCTCCACCAACCCTACACCATCGGCGACGAGATTCGGATCGGCGACGTTCGCGGTGTCGTCCAGGAGATGGACCTGTTCGTCACACACGTCGAGACCGACGGCGAGGAGCACGTCCTTCCGAACAGCAAGGTGTTCGCCGACGGCTTCGTCCGAATTCACTCCTGA
- a CDS encoding acyltransferase, whose product MTDPDDSAADRRHDRLDRTPTGGPHNSLWGWTRARHPLRVAINYLAVWLIRVSPSLRVKNWLLRRLGATVESGVAIGLEATPDVFWPDLVTLETDAIVGYDATLLCHEFLQDEYRTGEVVIGERAMVGAGAVVLPGVEVGADATVAANSLVADDVPPETTVAGVPARPVDGGVGERRGQE is encoded by the coding sequence GTGACCGATCCGGACGACTCGGCGGCCGACCGGCGACACGACCGCTTGGACCGAACCCCGACCGGCGGACCACACAACTCGCTGTGGGGATGGACGCGGGCACGCCACCCACTCAGGGTGGCGATTAACTACCTCGCCGTCTGGCTGATCCGCGTCTCGCCGAGTCTCCGGGTCAAAAACTGGCTCCTCCGGCGGCTCGGTGCGACCGTCGAGTCGGGGGTGGCGATCGGACTGGAGGCGACGCCGGACGTGTTCTGGCCGGACCTCGTGACGCTCGAAACCGACGCCATCGTCGGGTACGACGCGACGCTCCTCTGTCACGAGTTCCTGCAGGACGAGTACCGCACCGGCGAGGTGGTGATCGGCGAACGGGCGATGGTCGGTGCGGGTGCGGTGGTCCTCCCGGGCGTCGAAGTGGGTGCGGACGCGACGGTGGCGGCCAACTCGCTGGTCGCGGACGATGTCCCCCCGGAGACCACCGTCGCGGGCGTGCCGGCACGACCGGTCGACGGTGGCGTCGGCGAGCGTCGCGGTCAGGAGTGA